The Synechococcus sp. HK05 genomic interval CAAAAGCAGTGGAACTAGCGCCGGACGATCCAATAGCCCACATGAACCTAGGGACTATATATGGCGAGCTTTGTATGCACGAAGAAGCAGAACTGAATACAATGAGATCCATTGCGATAAAGCCTGACAACGACTCAGCCAGATTCTGCCTTTCTCTCTACCAGCTTATAAGAAATAACTATAAAGAAGGCTGGAAGAATTTTGGCTATCGTAGTAGCAAGAATGGGAAAGACAATACCAGAATAGACACGTTCAATCGACTGGATGAGTGGAACGGGGAAAAAGGAAATCGTGTACTAATTACTGCTGAACAGGGAATTGGTGACCAGATTTTGTTTGCATCCATGTTAAGCGAAATGGAGCGCTCGTGCTCGCACGTCACAGTACAAGTAGACAGGAGACTGGTTCCTCTTTTTAAGCGTTCGTTTAGAGGATGCATTGAGATACTAAGTGAAGACGACCAAGTAGACCATTCCGACTTTAGTGCACAGATTGCGATGGGAGACCTTGGGAAACACTTTAGGCAACATTCACGCACCTTCACAAATCAGCCAGAGAGTTACTTGATTCCCGACAAGCAGAGGGGCGTTGCCTTTCAAGACTTAATGCAAGGCTCTAGCAGACGAAGAAAGATTGGCTTAAGCTGGAAGTCATACGGCCAAAAATACTACAACAGAAAGAAATGTATTCCATTAAGTCAGATTGCATCACATATAGCCGAAGTTGACGCAGACTTTGTCAGCCTGCAGTACGGAGACTGCGCCATGGATATCGCAGCCGCATTCAAAATCTGCAACGTATCCATAACCGAAATCGCTAGCCTGAACACAATGAATGATATCGATGGCCTTGCCTCACTGATAAGTGCTTGTGACGCTGTAATCACAATATCGAACATCACGGCCCATTTAGCAGGCGCACTAGGTGTCGAAACACATCTATTAGTTCCTGCATCGCCACACTTTTACTGGGGACTTGGTAAGAGTTCAACAGTCTGGTATCAGTCTGTCACTATTTATCGTCAGACAAGTGATGGAGACTGGAGCATGGCGTTGCAGGAGCTTGCCACGAACTTGCGAAGCAAAAGACAGAAATATTCGTAGACAGTGCGAGGGTATTAGCTAGGGTCGAGAAGTTGCCTAGCATCGGGCCATTGATTAACAACCTAGGACAACGAGAATTGAGGGAATATCTCCATAGTAATAATCAGAAATAGATCCAAAGCAGACCATACTAAGCCAGACTGGTTTTATGGACGGTCCCCTTCGTTAACTCTGAACCGGTGGACCGCCCCTGATCGGGGCTCCCATCAATGAGCAGGCGCAGCACGCACATTCTTATATTTAAGCTCGAGTCCCCATAGAGCAGATCAGTGGTCGCAAGACGATCCAGAAGATTGCCGCTAATCACGCAATCAACCCGATCCAGGTGAGGCAGTGGAAGCAGCAGCTTCACAATGGTGACGTGGCCCCCGGAAGTCGGTCCAGGGTGAATGAGAGTCCTGATCCGGCCAGACTGGGCTGGGGACTTCACCATGGCGCATCCGCCACACAGCCGAGCAGATCAACCGCAAGCTCAAGACCGCTGAGCAGTTGATCAGCCAGTGCAAAACCGTAGCCGACGTTTGCCGCGCTATCGAGGTCACCCAGCCGACCTAACACCACTGGAAGCAGCAGTACGGCGGCATGCAGGCCGAGGAGACGAAACGGCTGACCCAATTGGAGAAGGAGCAC includes:
- a CDS encoding tetratricopeptide repeat protein, which encodes MTGFGNSKKKDSKRAARCNRNELVEQALSTHRSGNVQAAEQLYRKIIEGGHKSATIFTNMGVICKETRRPEEAVYYYRLAISVDPEYSDAYANLGSIYHEQGKTNEAIKYTRRAIEINPENAVAQGNMGAYLKKANKLDEALTATQKSISINPGYGPAHLNLGLILMEANQPDKAKAAVEEAIRLMPSHCLSHLTLATIYKQLGQTELALRYTLKAIELDPSCSDAYSNLGILWHMMGRLKEAYDATSKAISLSKTNQMAFRSLGAICRDLGRLDEALIAASKAVELAPDDPIAHMNLGTIYGELCMHEEAELNTMRSIAIKPDNDSARFCLSLYQLIRNNYKEGWKNFGYRSSKNGKDNTRIDTFNRLDEWNGEKGNRVLITAEQGIGDQILFASMLSEMERSCSHVTVQVDRRLVPLFKRSFRGCIEILSEDDQVDHSDFSAQIAMGDLGKHFRQHSRTFTNQPESYLIPDKQRGVAFQDLMQGSSRRRKIGLSWKSYGQKYYNRKKCIPLSQIASHIAEVDADFVSLQYGDCAMDIAAAFKICNVSITEIASLNTMNDIDGLASLISACDAVITISNITAHLAGALGVETHLLVPASPHFYWGLGKSSTVWYQSVTIYRQTSDGDWSMALQELATNLRSKRQKYS